A region of the Conyzicola lurida genome:
CGGGAGTGTGGTCGTCGATAAGCTCCGGCGTTCTGGACCCGGCCATGGATTTTGGATTTCGACAAGCTCGACCACCCGCATACGGCAGAATTACCCCCATGACCGACTCCCGCCTCGCCGTAATCGTTCTCGCCGCCGGCCAGGGAACGCGCATGAAGTCCGCGCGCCCCAAGATCCTGCACGAAATCGCGGGAGTGCCGCTCATCGGCCACGTTCTCGCCACGGCCCGGGCGCTCGACCCCGTGCACATCCTCGCGGTCGTCCGCCACGAGCGCGACGCCGTCATCGCCACGATCGGCGACCTCGGCCCCGAGGTCGTCATCGTCGACCAGGACGAGATCCCCGGCACCGGCCGCGCCGTCGAGGTCGCGCTGCACGCGCTGCCCGCCGACTTCGACGGGGACGTCGTGATCGTCAGCGGCGACGTGCCGCTGCTCGACGCCCAGACCCTCGGCGAACTGCTCGCCGCGCACCGGGAGGCGACAGCCGCGGCGACTCTGCTCTCCGCCATCCTCGACGACGCCACCGGCTATGGCCGGGTCGTACGCGACAGCGCCGGCTCCCTCGACCGCATCGTCGAACAGAAGGATGCCGCGGCTCACGAGCTCGAGATCACCGAGATCAACTCCGGCACCTACGTCTTCGCTGTCGGGGCCCTGCGCGAACAGCTCGCGCTCGTCGGCACCGACAACGCGCAGAACGAGAAGTACATCACCGACGTCGTCGGCCTGCTCCGCCAGACCGGCGCCCCGGTCGGCGCCGTCGCGGTCTCCGACGCCTGGCGCGTGGCCGGGGTCAACGACCGCGTGCAGCTCTCCGAGGCCGGGCTCCGCCTCAATCAGCTGATCGTCGCGCGCCACCAGCGCGCCGGCGTCACCATCCAGGACCCGGCCACCACGTGGATCGACGCCGACGTGAGCATCGAGCCCGACGTCGAGATCCTCCCGGGCACGCAGCTCAAGGGCGCGACGTCCGTGGCGACCGGCGCGAAGATCGGCCCCGACACCACGCTCGTCGACTGCGAGGTCGGCGCCAACGCCACGGTCATCCGCACCGACGCGACCCTCGCCGTGATCGGCGCCGGCGCATCCGTCGGCCCGTTCGCCTACCTGCGCCCGAACACCGTGCTCGGCGTGAAGGGCAAGATCGGCACCTTCGTCGAGACGAAGAACTCGACCATCGGCGACGGCAGCAAGGTGCCGCACCTCTCCTACATCGGCGACACCACGGTCGGAGTCGAGAGCAACGTGGGCGCCGGAACGATTACCGCGAACTACGACGGCGTGAACAAGAACAAGACGATCGTGGGGTCGCACGTACGCTCCGGGTCGCACAACGTGTTCGTCGCCCCGGTTACAATTGGCGACGGAGCATATACAGGAGCCGGCACGGTCGTTCGCAAGAACATCCCGGCCGGAGCGCTTGGCCTGAACGTTGCTCCGCAGCGCAACATCGAAGGCTGGGTCGAAGCGAATCGCGCGGGGACTGCGGCGGCACAGGCGGCCGCGGCATCCACCGCTGACGACGAGTAACGCCGGCTTCGCGAAACTCAAGCAAGGCGAAACAGAGAGCGGGAACCGTGTCCGAGATCAAGCAAACCGGACAGAAGAGACTGGTCATCGTCTCGGGACGCGCACACCCGGAGCTCGCCCACGAGGTCGCGGCCGCTCTCGAGACCGACGTCGTGCACACCGACGCCCGCACCTTCGCGAACGGCGAGATCTACGCGCGCTACGACGAGAGCGTCCGCGGAGCAGACGTCTTCGTCATCCAGTCGATGCCCGCCCCCCTCAACGAGCACGTGATGGAATCGCTCATCATGGTCGACGCGCTCAAGCGTGCCTCGGTCAAGCGCATCACGGTCGTGCTGCCCTTCTACCCGTACGGACGCCAGGACAAGAAGGGCCGCGGCCGCGAGCCGATCAGCGCCCGACTGATGGCCGACCTCTACAAGGCCGCCGGCGCCGACCGAATCATGAGCGTCGACCTGCACGCCGCGCAGATCCAGGGCTTCTTCGACGGCCCCGTCGACCACCTCTTCGCCATGCCCGTGCTGCTCGAGCACTTCAAGAAGCTCGACAACTCCACCCTGACCGTCGTCTCTCCCGACATGGGCCGCGTGCGCGTCGCCGACATCTGGAGCGACAAGCTCGGCGCCCCGCTGGCCATCATCCACAAGCGTCGCGACCCGCTGGTGCCGAACCAGGTCTCCGTGCACGAGATCGTCGGCGAGGTCGAGGGCCGCGTCTGCCTCATCGTCGACGACCTGATCGACACCGGCCGCACCATCGCCAAGGCCGCCCAGGCCCTCAAGGAGGCCGGCGCCCTCGGCGTCATCGTCGCCGCGACCCACGCCGTCTTCTCCGACCCGGCCGTCGAACTGCTGCAGAGCGAGTTCATCGACGAGGTCGTCGTCACCGACACCCTGCCGCTGCCGCCCGAGAAGCGCTTCCCGTCGCTCACCGTGCTGCCGATCGCCCCGCTGCTCGCCCGCGCGATCTACGAGGTCTTCGACGACGGTTCCGTCACATCGATGTTCGACGGCGCGGCGTAAGCCCTACGATCCGACGGTCACCCCGGACGGCAACCGCGCCGGACCGGGGATGAGCCCGAGCGACGCGATGTGGCCGTCGCCGCCGAACGCGCCGACGGAGTAGCACTCCCAGCCGGCGCCGCCGGGGCCGAAGAACTCGAAGCGGGCCTCGGAGCCGCTCGCCCCGTCGACTTCGTACGCCACCCACTCGGCACAGGCCGCCTCGGCGGTGTTCGACGCGACGGTCATCGTCGTGATCACCCCGGGCAGCACGAGCGCGACGAGCGCCAGCACGACGACCACGCGCATCACTGTGGTCAGGTGCTTGGAGCGCAGCGGCTTGCCGTCGCCGGCCTCGTAGCCGTTCAGCTCGGGATGTTCATCGCTCACCCGACGATTGTCGCAGGTCGCGCTGGGGGCGCGCGGGACTACGGTGAGCACATGCACAATCCGGTGTACGAATCGCAGTTCATCAGTTCCTTCCGCGGCGCCCTCGGCCTCGTGCCGCGAGATCTGCAGTTCGTCAGCGGGAACGGACTCGATTCCGCGTTCGCCGTCTCCGAGCTCGCGACCGTGAGCTTCGCGGTCGCCGCGTCGGCCGTGGCAGACCTGCGCGATGCGCAGGCAGGGCACGAGTCGGATGCCGCGGCCTACGTCACGGTCGACCGCGCCCTCGCCTCCCGCTGGTTCGGATCCGCGCTCACCCCGGTCGGCTGGCGGCTGCCATCGCCGTGGGACGCCCTGGCCGGCGACTACGAGTGCGCCGACGGCTGGATCCGCCTCCACACCAACGCCCCGCGGCACCGGGCGGCGGCCCTGCGGGTGCTCGGCGTCCCGGCGCAACGTGCCGCCGTCGAGAGCGCGGTGCGGGAGTGGACGGGCGAGCAGCTCGAGGCCGCGGTCGTCGGTGACGGCGGCTGCGCTGCCGTCATGCGGACCGCGGGAGAGTGGTCGCGTCATCCACAGGGCCTCGCCGTCGCCGACGAACCGCTCGTGGGCTGGGGCGCCGACGAGGCCGCGACGCCGAATGCCCGCTGGGTGCCGACCGTCGAGAGGCCGCTCGCCGGGCTGCGCGTGCTCGACCTCACCCGGGTGATCGCGGGGCCGGTGAGCACGCGGTTCCTCGCGGGACTGGGTGCCGACGTGCTGCGCGTCGATCCTCCGGACTGGGACGAGCCGGCGATCGTGCCCGAGATGACGCTCGGCAAGCGGGCGACGCGCATCGACGCGCGCGAGCCGGTCGGCCGTGATGCCTTGGAGCGGCTGATCGCCGGCGCCGACCTGCTCGTGCACGGCTACCGGCTGGGCGCCCTCGACGCGCTCGTGCCGGCGGACCGTCGCGCCGAACTGCGCCCGGGGCTCGTCGAGGTGTCGCTCGACGCCTACGGGTTCACCGGGCCGTGGGCCGGGCGCCGCGGGTTCGACAGTCTCGTGCAGATGTCGAGCGGAATCGCCGACGCCGGGATGCGCTGGGCCGGCACCGGCAGGCCGACTCCGCTGCCGGTGCAGGCGCTCGACCACGCGACCGGGTACTTGGCCGCCGCTGCCGCGCTGCGCGCTCTCACCCGGCTGCGGCGGGAGGGCGTCGCGACGTCGGCGCGGGTGTCGCTCGCGCGGGTCGCCGTCGAGCTGCGCGCCACCGGTCCGACGACGGGGGAGCCGAACGAGCTGCAGGCCGGGGCCCCGCCACAGTCGACGCACATCATGACGCCGTGGGGAGCGGTCGACCTGCTCGATCCGCCGGTCGAGGGGCTTAACTGGCAACGCGGCCCGCGGAACCTGGGTTCCGACGGGCCGCGCTGGTAGCACGGTCCGGTCCCTGAGCTTGTCGAAGGGACGGTTCGACAAGCTCAGCGACCGGCGCTGCCGACTAGTGCGAGTCCACCGACTCGATCTCGCTGCGGTCTCCGCTCCACAGCGTGTGGAACGTGCCTTCCTTGTCGACGCGCTTGTAGGTGTGCGCTCCGAAGAAGTCGCGCTGTCCCTGGGTGAGCGCGGCGGGCAGTCGGTCGGCGCGCAGGCTGTCGTAGTAGGCCAGCGACGACGCGAACACCGGCGCGGGGATTCCCGCGTGCGCGGCGTCGGCGACGACGTTGCGCCACGACTCCTGTGCCGTCGCGACGACGTCGGTGAAGAACGGGGCGGTGACGAGCGAGACGAGTCCCGGGTTCTCGGCGTACGCCTCGGTGATGCGGTTGAGGAAGCGTGCGCGGATGATGCAGCCGCCGCGCCAGATCTTGGCGATCTCGCCCTTCTTGATATCCCAGCCGTACTGCTCGGCACCGGCGACGATGGCGTCGAAGCCCTGAGAGTAGGCGATGACCTTGGAAGCGTAGAGTGCGAGGCGCACACCCTCGATGAAGCCGTCGACGTCCTCGACCGGGTTCGCGGTCGGGCCGGGCAGTGCCGCGGCGGCCGCGCGCTGGGCGGGCTTCGACGACACGGAGCGGGCGAACACGGCCTCGGCGATGCCGGAGACGGGGATGCCGAGGTCGAGCGAGGTCTGCACGGTCCAGACGCCGGTGCCCTTGCTGCCGGCCTGGTCGAGGATCACGTCGACCAGCGGCTTGCCGGTCTCGGCGTCGACCTGGCGAAGCACCTCGGCGGTGATCTCGATCAGGTAGCTCTCGAGCTCGCCCTTGTTCCACTCGGCGAAGATCTCGGCGATCTCGGCGGGGGTCTTGCCGGTGCCACGGCGGATGAGGTCGTAGGCCTCGCCGATCAGCTGCATGTCGGCGTACTCGATGCCGTTGTGGATCATCTTGACGAAGTGGCCGGCGCCGTCGGTGCCGACGTGGGTCACGCAGGGCTCGCCGTCGACGACCGCGGCGATGGACTTGAGGATCGGGCCGAGCGTCTCCCACGCTTCGGCGGAGCCGCCGGGCATGATCGACGGGCCGAGCAGCGCGCCTTCCTCGCCGCCCGAGATACCCGCGCCGACGAAATTGATGCCGGTCTCGCGCACGGCCTTCTCGCGACGGATCGTGTCGGTGAACAGCGCGTTGCCGCCGTCGACGATGATGTCGCCCGGCTCGAAGACCTCGGTCAGCGCGTCGATGACGGCGTCGGTGCCCTTGCCGGCCTGCACCATGATGATGGCGGTGCGCGGCTTGGTCAGCGACGCGGCGAACTCCTCGTAGCTGGAGGCGGGGATGAATTCGGCCTCGGGGTGCTCGTCGAGCACCGTCTGGGTCTTTTCGTACGACCGGTTGAAGATCGCGACCGTGTTTCCCTCACGGCTGGCGAGGTTGCGGGCGAGGTTGGAGCCCATCACCGCCATACCCACTACGCCGATGTTCGCCTGGGTCTGAGTGGCTTCTGCCATGGGGAATTTCTCCTTGCAATCACGCGGGAAAGTGGTTCTGTCGCGACGGATGACGAGCCGCGGCACGCCCTTTCAGACTACGGCAACGCTCGCGCGCGGTGCCGGAGTATGACGAGGCCCGATGGGGCCGAAGAGTTGCGCGACGCCCGATCCGTGCATACGATCGCTTATTAAGTCTGACTTATGCGCAAGTGCGCAGCTTGTTGTCAGACGTAATGGCGCGTCGACACCGAGCAAAGGAGCACACATGACCGCGAGCTACCCACCCATGATCGTGATGGGGGTCTCCGGTTCGGGAAAGTCGACGATCGGGCAGGCGCTCGCGGCCGCGTTAGGCCTCGACTTCATCGACGGAGACGACCTGCATCCGCGTGCCAACAAAGAGAAGATGGCCGGCGGGCACCCGCTGAACGACGAAGACCGCGCACCCTGGCTCGAGATTATCGCCGAGCGCATCGGTGCCGAACTCGCAGAGGGCAACCCCATCGTCGTGGCCTGCTCGGCGCTGAAGCGCCGCTACCGCACG
Encoded here:
- the gndA gene encoding NADP-dependent phosphogluconate dehydrogenase — encoded protein: MAEATQTQANIGVVGMAVMGSNLARNLASREGNTVAIFNRSYEKTQTVLDEHPEAEFIPASSYEEFAASLTKPRTAIIMVQAGKGTDAVIDALTEVFEPGDIIVDGGNALFTDTIRREKAVRETGINFVGAGISGGEEGALLGPSIMPGGSAEAWETLGPILKSIAAVVDGEPCVTHVGTDGAGHFVKMIHNGIEYADMQLIGEAYDLIRRGTGKTPAEIAEIFAEWNKGELESYLIEITAEVLRQVDAETGKPLVDVILDQAGSKGTGVWTVQTSLDLGIPVSGIAEAVFARSVSSKPAQRAAAAALPGPTANPVEDVDGFIEGVRLALYASKVIAYSQGFDAIVAGAEQYGWDIKKGEIAKIWRGGCIIRARFLNRITEAYAENPGLVSLVTAPFFTDVVATAQESWRNVVADAAHAGIPAPVFASSLAYYDSLRADRLPAALTQGQRDFFGAHTYKRVDKEGTFHTLWSGDRSEIESVDSH
- a CDS encoding ribose-phosphate diphosphokinase, yielding MSEIKQTGQKRLVIVSGRAHPELAHEVAAALETDVVHTDARTFANGEIYARYDESVRGADVFVIQSMPAPLNEHVMESLIMVDALKRASVKRITVVLPFYPYGRQDKKGRGREPISARLMADLYKAAGADRIMSVDLHAAQIQGFFDGPVDHLFAMPVLLEHFKKLDNSTLTVVSPDMGRVRVADIWSDKLGAPLAIIHKRRDPLVPNQVSVHEIVGEVEGRVCLIVDDLIDTGRTIAKAAQALKEAGALGVIVAATHAVFSDPAVELLQSEFIDEVVVTDTLPLPPEKRFPSLTVLPIAPLLARAIYEVFDDGSVTSMFDGAA
- a CDS encoding gluconokinase; its protein translation is MTASYPPMIVMGVSGSGKSTIGQALAAALGLDFIDGDDLHPRANKEKMAGGHPLNDEDRAPWLEIIAERIGAELAEGNPIVVACSALKRRYRTQLISHAPSVVFIHLSGQRGIIAERQSHRNHEYMPNSLLDSQFATLEPLEADERSIVVDLAQTPDEMVRFVKEKLADFTVA
- the glmU gene encoding bifunctional UDP-N-acetylglucosamine diphosphorylase/glucosamine-1-phosphate N-acetyltransferase GlmU, encoding MTDSRLAVIVLAAGQGTRMKSARPKILHEIAGVPLIGHVLATARALDPVHILAVVRHERDAVIATIGDLGPEVVIVDQDEIPGTGRAVEVALHALPADFDGDVVIVSGDVPLLDAQTLGELLAAHREATAAATLLSAILDDATGYGRVVRDSAGSLDRIVEQKDAAAHELEITEINSGTYVFAVGALREQLALVGTDNAQNEKYITDVVGLLRQTGAPVGAVAVSDAWRVAGVNDRVQLSEAGLRLNQLIVARHQRAGVTIQDPATTWIDADVSIEPDVEILPGTQLKGATSVATGAKIGPDTTLVDCEVGANATVIRTDATLAVIGAGASVGPFAYLRPNTVLGVKGKIGTFVETKNSTIGDGSKVPHLSYIGDTTVGVESNVGAGTITANYDGVNKNKTIVGSHVRSGSHNVFVAPVTIGDGAYTGAGTVVRKNIPAGALGLNVAPQRNIEGWVEANRAGTAAAQAAAASTADDE
- a CDS encoding CoA transferase, with the translated sequence MHNPVYESQFISSFRGALGLVPRDLQFVSGNGLDSAFAVSELATVSFAVAASAVADLRDAQAGHESDAAAYVTVDRALASRWFGSALTPVGWRLPSPWDALAGDYECADGWIRLHTNAPRHRAAALRVLGVPAQRAAVESAVREWTGEQLEAAVVGDGGCAAVMRTAGEWSRHPQGLAVADEPLVGWGADEAATPNARWVPTVERPLAGLRVLDLTRVIAGPVSTRFLAGLGADVLRVDPPDWDEPAIVPEMTLGKRATRIDAREPVGRDALERLIAGADLLVHGYRLGALDALVPADRRAELRPGLVEVSLDAYGFTGPWAGRRGFDSLVQMSSGIADAGMRWAGTGRPTPLPVQALDHATGYLAAAAALRALTRLRREGVATSARVSLARVAVELRATGPTTGEPNELQAGAPPQSTHIMTPWGAVDLLDPPVEGLNWQRGPRNLGSDGPRW